In a genomic window of Pseudoglutamicibacter albus:
- a CDS encoding S9 family peptidase: MNQTLQTLLNATRVTGLEASANGRVVATVQQLDADGTGWQSQIVELPKGSTQPRTLTRHEKGASSPVLDARGRLFYMASNPEGAKAGSCIWHLPQASASPLLLGSRPGGFRSLQVSKSTLFAQAGMHSQASTEAEHAEYSRSRSTMHVSGILHSAFPSRYWASDLGPATDVILVAELPENIEAAASEHEKNARLKKAAEAASKDAVSKDTAGEDSEADSKGNDTSENNDAAEGTDSLLSWRVVRMPKGRLLSWKAAPDASFILAAIEVNVADLITGTQLWRIDVATGEKTMLTDVDTVPGHHLSLVDISPDSAKVVLNCARDWTPQQSLRSTSHIMDIATGERTELWPELDHWVAPIWVTNSELAATSDDAGSGSVWFGSATDAAPQRIAGGPGTGEVFTGLARVGAADRSVSGDEAPALISLRNGISVAPHPVRIGLPSDAGAAENTAEVTVEELANPADATDQPGRTENITATAEDGTEIRAWLRLPEGSGPHPLVVFAHGGPWGSWNAFTYRWNPAPFVAAGFAVLLPDPAISTGYGQAMIDRGQQQLGGTPYTDIMALTDATIQRADIDETKQAFAGGSYGGFMANWVAGHTGDRFKAIVTHASLWNTTSMGRSTDNASWDRAMREQGAEYSPHLFAEKITAPMLVIHGDKDYRVPIGQGLELWHALHVHASTPRAADGSLPHRYLYFPDEGHWIESRGNAEVWYRTFIGFLQEHVLGEGPEKPLSLG; encoded by the coding sequence ATGAATCAAACCCTTCAGACACTTCTCAACGCAACACGCGTCACGGGCCTTGAAGCCAGCGCTAACGGACGCGTCGTCGCCACCGTCCAACAGCTGGATGCCGATGGCACCGGCTGGCAGAGCCAGATCGTTGAACTCCCGAAGGGTTCAACACAACCCCGTACTTTGACCCGCCACGAGAAGGGCGCATCAAGCCCCGTCTTGGATGCGCGGGGTCGCTTGTTTTATATGGCGTCCAACCCTGAGGGCGCGAAGGCCGGCAGTTGCATATGGCACCTTCCGCAGGCGTCTGCTTCCCCATTGTTGCTTGGCTCGCGTCCGGGTGGGTTCCGTAGCTTGCAGGTCAGTAAGAGCACACTGTTCGCTCAAGCGGGTATGCATTCGCAGGCGAGCACTGAAGCGGAGCACGCAGAGTATTCGCGTAGCCGCTCCACGATGCATGTGTCCGGGATCCTTCATTCCGCGTTCCCTTCGCGTTATTGGGCGAGCGATCTTGGGCCTGCAACGGACGTGATCCTGGTGGCTGAGTTGCCCGAAAACATCGAGGCAGCCGCCTCTGAACATGAGAAGAACGCTCGCCTCAAGAAAGCCGCCGAGGCGGCTAGCAAGGACGCTGTCAGCAAGGACACCGCTGGCGAAGACAGCGAGGCGGATAGCAAGGGCAACGACACTAGCGAGAACAACGACGCCGCTGAGGGAACGGATTCGCTGCTCTCCTGGCGTGTTGTACGGATGCCGAAGGGGCGATTGCTTTCGTGGAAGGCGGCCCCGGATGCCTCGTTCATTCTCGCAGCGATCGAGGTCAACGTCGCTGATCTCATCACGGGCACGCAGTTGTGGCGCATCGATGTCGCTACGGGTGAGAAGACCATGCTTACCGACGTCGACACGGTTCCTGGTCATCACCTCAGCCTGGTCGATATTTCTCCTGATTCAGCCAAGGTTGTTCTCAACTGCGCCCGTGATTGGACCCCGCAGCAGTCGCTGAGATCGACCTCCCACATCATGGATATCGCGACCGGTGAGCGCACCGAGCTGTGGCCGGAGCTGGACCACTGGGTCGCTCCGATCTGGGTCACGAATTCCGAGCTCGCGGCAACGAGCGATGACGCCGGTAGCGGTTCCGTATGGTTCGGTTCGGCGACCGATGCCGCGCCGCAGCGCATCGCCGGCGGCCCAGGTACCGGCGAGGTTTTCACTGGCCTGGCACGTGTGGGTGCCGCGGACCGCTCGGTAAGCGGGGATGAAGCGCCCGCCTTGATTTCATTGCGTAACGGGATCTCTGTTGCACCGCATCCGGTGCGCATCGGGCTACCGAGCGACGCCGGAGCAGCAGAAAACACGGCTGAGGTCACGGTCGAGGAACTCGCTAACCCAGCTGATGCAACGGATCAGCCGGGCCGTACAGAAAACATCACGGCAACAGCGGAGGACGGAACCGAGATCCGCGCGTGGCTACGGTTGCCGGAAGGCAGCGGCCCTCACCCGCTCGTCGTGTTCGCACACGGCGGACCGTGGGGTTCGTGGAACGCGTTCACCTACCGCTGGAACCCGGCACCGTTTGTCGCCGCGGGCTTCGCGGTCCTTCTGCCGGACCCGGCTATCTCGACCGGCTATGGCCAGGCGATGATCGACCGTGGCCAGCAGCAGCTCGGCGGAACCCCGTACACGGACATCATGGCGCTCACTGACGCCACCATCCAGCGGGCAGACATCGACGAAACCAAGCAGGCGTTCGCTGGCGGTTCCTACGGCGGCTTCATGGCTAACTGGGTTGCCGGGCATACGGGCGACCGGTTCAAAGCCATCGTGACCCACGCCTCGCTATGGAATACGACCTCGATGGGCCGCAGCACCGACAACGCGTCCTGGGACCGTGCGATGCGGGAGCAGGGAGCGGAGTATTCGCCGCATCTCTTCGCGGAGAAGATCACAGCCCCGATGCTCGTGATCCACGGCGATAAAGACTACCGTGTTCCGATCGGTCAGGGGCTCGAGCTGTGGCACGCACTCCATGTGCATGCGTCCACACCACGTGCTGCGGACGGGTCGCTTCCCCACCGCTACCTCTACTTCCCGGATGAGGGTCACTGGATCGAGTCCCGCGGGAATGCTGAGGTCTGGTACCGCACGTTCATCGGCTTCCTGCAAGAGCATGTGCTCGGCGAGGGACCTGAGAAGCCGCTCTCGCTCGGATAG
- the nrdH gene encoding glutaredoxin-like protein NrdH, translating to MAVTVYTKPACVQCNATYRALDKKGIEYDVVDMSQDADALERVRSMGFMQAPVVVTETDSWAGFRPDKISELENSLKASVA from the coding sequence ATGGCAGTAACCGTCTACACCAAGCCAGCATGCGTTCAGTGCAACGCGACCTACCGCGCGCTCGATAAGAAGGGCATCGAATACGACGTTGTCGATATGTCGCAGGACGCTGACGCTCTTGAGCGTGTACGCTCCATGGGCTTCATGCAGGCGCCAGTCGTTGTGACGGAAACCGATTCCTGGGCAGGCTTCCGCCCAGACAAGATCAGCGAACTGGAGAACTCGCTCAAGGCTTCCGTAGCCTAA
- the nrdF gene encoding class 1b ribonucleoside-diphosphate reductase subunit beta — MTTDAGNPLVTAINWNRIEDDKDVEVWNRLTNNFWLPEKVPVSNDVQSWATLTEAEQLMTMRVFVGLTLLDTLQGTVGAVSLIPHALTPHEEAVYTNIAFMESVHAKSYSQIFSTLASTRQIDDAFRWAHENPYLQKKAQIIQSYYDGEDPLKRMVASTLLESFMFYSGFYLPLYWSVHAKLTNTADMIRLIIRDEAVHGYYIGYKYQKNLEKETQERRDELKDWVYELLFELYENEVAYTHEIYDEVGLAEDVKKFLNYNANKALMNLGYEAMFPSSVTNVNPAILSALSPNADENHDFFSGSGSSYVIGTAVNTEDEDWDF; from the coding sequence ATGACCACCGACGCAGGCAACCCGCTCGTTACCGCCATCAACTGGAACCGCATCGAAGACGATAAAGACGTTGAAGTCTGGAACCGTCTGACCAACAACTTCTGGCTCCCAGAGAAGGTCCCGGTATCTAATGACGTACAGTCTTGGGCGACGCTGACCGAAGCTGAACAGCTCATGACGATGCGGGTCTTCGTCGGGTTGACGTTGCTTGACACGCTGCAGGGCACGGTCGGTGCGGTATCCCTCATCCCGCACGCTCTCACCCCACATGAGGAAGCGGTGTACACGAACATCGCGTTCATGGAATCGGTGCACGCGAAGTCTTATTCGCAGATCTTCTCGACCCTGGCTTCGACCCGTCAGATCGATGATGCGTTCCGGTGGGCACACGAGAACCCTTACCTGCAGAAGAAGGCGCAGATCATTCAGTCATATTATGACGGCGAAGATCCGCTCAAGCGCATGGTGGCTTCAACCCTGCTTGAATCCTTCATGTTCTATTCGGGTTTCTATTTGCCGCTGTACTGGTCGGTGCACGCGAAGCTCACGAACACCGCCGACATGATTCGCCTCATCATCCGTGACGAGGCAGTCCACGGCTACTACATCGGCTACAAGTATCAGAAGAACCTCGAAAAAGAGACCCAGGAACGCCGTGACGAACTCAAGGACTGGGTCTATGAGTTGCTTTTCGAGCTCTATGAGAACGAGGTCGCTTACACCCACGAAATCTATGACGAAGTGGGTCTTGCTGAGGACGTCAAGAAGTTCCTGAACTACAACGCGAACAAGGCGCTCATGAACCTCGGCTATGAGGCGATGTTCCCAAGCTCGGTCACCAACGTGAACCCGGCGATCCTCTCCGCGCTCTCCCCGAACGCGGATGAGAACCACGACTTCTTCTCCGGCTCCGGCTCCTCCTACGTGATCGGTACCGCCGTCAACACCGAAGACGAAGACTGGGACTTCTAA
- the zapE gene encoding AFG1/ZapE family ATPase gives MPLQPLDSATPTSPDNTPSQQETMPAPPSPLYERLGWDSLDAALAATSRASESRGVALDPHQISAAHTILGSHRSGVYLVGEVGRGKTWLIDSILRNAPAATLRMHLTAFFRALTHSMHTNGHAFAQAVTDVVAANTVIFIDEFHVHDVADAVMLRRALSILAEHDIALFTTSNAAPGNGHDDPMIADALGPAARHIHENLEVLTLTHPQDYRALQHHTIPPHPNQHQPSPHQATGFAAGTWTIVNSPASSPATGTTTGNTTTSSATIPLPGTARTLTVNPTSLDSTDSENATLDTTWEYLCEGSISPADLLALADDYSTWVLREVPAPESMTRNAIQRFAHMVDVLADADIPLHVYAPVPPEELARAPRGPVYPERMFSRLQLLTPVADTRP, from the coding sequence ATGCCCCTTCAACCCCTCGATAGCGCTACCCCGACCTCTCCGGACAACACCCCTTCTCAGCAAGAAACCATGCCTGCCCCGCCGAGCCCTCTATACGAACGTCTCGGCTGGGACTCACTCGACGCCGCGCTCGCCGCGACCAGCCGGGCATCTGAAAGCCGTGGCGTTGCACTCGATCCACACCAGATAAGCGCAGCCCACACAATCCTGGGCTCGCACCGTTCGGGGGTCTACCTTGTGGGCGAGGTCGGACGCGGTAAGACCTGGCTCATCGACAGCATCCTCCGCAACGCCCCCGCAGCAACCCTGCGGATGCATTTGACCGCGTTCTTCCGCGCGTTAACCCACAGCATGCACACCAACGGGCACGCCTTCGCGCAAGCCGTCACCGACGTCGTAGCAGCCAACACCGTGATCTTCATCGATGAATTCCACGTCCACGATGTCGCCGACGCCGTCATGCTGCGCCGCGCACTCAGCATCCTCGCCGAGCACGACATCGCACTCTTCACAACATCCAACGCCGCGCCCGGTAACGGTCACGACGACCCCATGATCGCTGACGCGCTCGGCCCCGCAGCACGCCACATCCATGAAAACCTCGAGGTCCTAACCCTCACGCATCCACAGGACTACCGCGCGCTCCAACACCACACAATCCCGCCTCACCCAAACCAGCACCAGCCAAGCCCGCACCAAGCTACCGGCTTCGCAGCGGGCACCTGGACCATCGTCAACAGCCCCGCCTCATCCCCAGCCACCGGCACCACAACAGGCAACACCACAACAAGCAGCGCAACCATCCCGCTACCCGGGACTGCACGCACCCTGACCGTCAACCCCACCAGCCTAGACAGCACGGACTCAGAAAACGCCACACTAGACACAACCTGGGAATACTTATGCGAAGGCAGCATTTCCCCAGCAGATCTGCTCGCGCTCGCCGATGACTATTCGACCTGGGTCCTCCGGGAGGTCCCCGCGCCTGAAAGTATGACGCGCAACGCGATACAGCGGTTCGCGCACATGGTCGATGTGTTAGCCGATGCGGACATCCCGCTACACGTCTATGCCCCGGTCCCACCGGAGGAGCTTGCCCGCGCACCCCGCGGGCCGGTCTATCCCGAACGCATGTTTTCGCGCCTGCAGCTGCTGACACCGGTTGCTGACACGCGCCCTTGA
- the relB gene encoding type II toxin-antitoxin system RelB family antitoxin, whose translation MSTIAIRMNEQDAELVRKFAKFEGLAISDFARAAILEKVEDSYDLAELREAMAQDSGERFTIEEILDDLGR comes from the coding sequence ATGAGCACCATAGCCATCCGTATGAACGAGCAAGACGCTGAGCTCGTCCGCAAGTTCGCCAAATTCGAGGGGCTCGCCATCTCCGATTTCGCCCGTGCAGCGATCCTAGAGAAGGTCGAGGATTCGTACGATTTGGCGGAGCTACGTGAAGCCATGGCGCAGGATTCCGGTGAACGCTTCACCATCGAGGAGATCCTAGACGACCTCGGCCGATGA
- a CDS encoding SOS response-associated peptidase yields the protein MCGRYVIARAAGDLMDALGIKMPDADGTEDAYEQLELRPDYNVAPTKDVPIVLERLIEPGDRAGGVENSSGAAGYRRELHVARWGLVPIWAKDLSFSSRAFNARSETVTSKPTFRSAVKARRCAIPVDGYYEWLAPEKPGGRKRPFFVHRKDGAPIVFAGLYEWWKDPNPKQDSAPHVAGDSNTGDSGEENPWVLSCTILTCASPSHEAPGMAGELGLLHDRLPVPLGDEAALSAWLDPESQDAATLVAEAVAHAYDSLGEWEMHEVGPAVGNVRNNGPELITPIDNTDPPLF from the coding sequence ATGTGTGGACGCTATGTGATCGCCCGGGCTGCCGGAGACCTCATGGACGCGCTCGGCATCAAAATGCCCGATGCGGACGGCACCGAAGACGCTTATGAACAGCTAGAACTTCGGCCCGACTACAACGTCGCACCCACCAAGGACGTCCCGATCGTGCTGGAACGGCTCATCGAGCCGGGTGACCGTGCCGGCGGGGTTGAGAACAGTAGCGGGGCCGCGGGGTATCGTCGTGAACTGCATGTAGCTCGCTGGGGTCTGGTTCCGATCTGGGCGAAAGACCTCTCGTTCTCCTCCCGAGCGTTCAATGCACGCTCTGAAACCGTGACGTCGAAGCCGACGTTCAGGTCAGCTGTGAAAGCTCGACGCTGCGCGATCCCTGTGGATGGCTATTACGAGTGGCTCGCACCGGAGAAGCCAGGCGGACGCAAAAGGCCGTTCTTCGTGCACCGTAAAGACGGCGCCCCGATCGTCTTCGCGGGCCTGTATGAATGGTGGAAGGACCCCAACCCGAAGCAAGACTCAGCCCCGCACGTAGCCGGAGACTCGAACACAGGCGACAGTGGCGAGGAGAATCCGTGGGTGCTTTCGTGCACGATACTGACGTGCGCATCGCCATCACACGAAGCCCCAGGGATGGCGGGTGAACTTGGACTGCTCCATGACCGTTTGCCGGTTCCGCTCGGGGACGAAGCCGCGCTGAGCGCATGGCTGGATCCGGAAAGCCAGGACGCTGCAACGCTCGTCGCTGAAGCTGTAGCCCACGCTTACGATTCGCTTGGGGAGTGGGAGATGCACGAAGTCGGCCCGGCTGTAGGCAATGTGCGGAACAACGGCCCAGAACTCATCACGCCTATCGACAACACCGACCCGCCACTGTTTTAG
- the nrdI gene encoding class Ib ribonucleoside-diphosphate reductase assembly flavoprotein NrdI, whose amino-acid sequence MATTLVPEQAESAPEKEIEKTRERLIYYSSASGNTHRFVTKLNRRAARIPMHRSEPDLVAETDYVLLVPTYGGTKGERSILPQILNFLREPQNRKYLRGVMGAGNSNFGAQYNIAAHKIAAKLDVPLLYTFEIMGTEEDVARVNEGLDEFWTHLSLNPQ is encoded by the coding sequence ATGGCAACAACATTGGTCCCAGAGCAGGCAGAGTCTGCGCCGGAAAAGGAAATAGAAAAAACCCGTGAACGGTTGATCTACTATTCATCCGCTTCAGGTAACACGCACCGCTTCGTCACGAAGCTCAACCGTCGAGCAGCTCGCATCCCTATGCACCGCTCAGAGCCGGATCTTGTTGCAGAGACTGACTACGTGTTGCTCGTGCCAACATACGGCGGCACCAAGGGGGAGCGGTCGATCTTGCCGCAGATTCTGAACTTTCTGAGGGAACCTCAGAACCGGAAGTATCTGCGTGGAGTCATGGGAGCTGGGAACTCCAACTTCGGTGCGCAATACAACATCGCAGCGCACAAGATCGCTGCGAAGTTGGACGTACCACTGCTATACACATTCGAAATCATGGGCACGGAAGAAGACGTGGCCCGCGTTAACGAAGGACTGGACGAGTTTTGGACACACCTCTCGCTGAATCCTCAGTGA
- a CDS encoding lipoate--protein ligase family protein yields MSTAIPEQQPTAGILLREEPSGDPAADLDRGIELLREVAQGKRGPLLRIYRPAPTLAFGQRDTRAPGYEAAAQAGRDAGFAPLIRKAGGRAMAYHPGSWVIDHIQPEKDAMLTHQHRFEHFANLFVEVFTRLGVPSAVGELPGEYCPGEYSVHGIATGHGRFGRGRKVKLVGTAQRVVQGAWLFSSAVILEDTDPIAAVTESVYEAMGLELDPNTIGSVQDLVAESITHEHFIETLLEVWGEHGYTFDERG; encoded by the coding sequence GTGAGCACTGCGATCCCCGAACAGCAGCCGACAGCCGGAATACTTTTACGTGAGGAACCTTCCGGTGACCCCGCGGCGGATCTTGACCGCGGCATCGAACTGTTGCGAGAGGTCGCACAAGGCAAACGTGGGCCGCTGCTGCGCATCTACCGTCCCGCTCCGACCCTGGCCTTCGGCCAACGCGACACCCGAGCACCCGGCTACGAGGCTGCCGCCCAAGCAGGCCGCGACGCCGGATTCGCCCCACTCATCCGCAAAGCAGGGGGCCGGGCAATGGCCTATCATCCAGGAAGCTGGGTCATCGACCACATCCAACCCGAAAAAGACGCGATGCTCACACACCAGCACCGCTTCGAACACTTCGCAAACCTCTTCGTCGAAGTATTCACACGCCTCGGCGTTCCGTCCGCAGTGGGGGAGCTACCCGGAGAATACTGCCCTGGTGAATACTCGGTTCACGGGATCGCAACCGGGCACGGACGCTTCGGGCGAGGACGCAAAGTAAAGCTCGTCGGGACGGCTCAGCGCGTGGTTCAAGGGGCGTGGCTGTTCTCATCGGCCGTCATACTCGAAGACACCGACCCCATCGCCGCCGTAACCGAATCCGTCTACGAGGCGATGGGGCTGGAACTGGATCCCAACACCATCGGATCCGTGCAAGACCTCGTCGCTGAATCCATCACGCATGAACACTTCATCGAGACACTCCTAGAGGTCTGGGGCGAGCACGGCTATACGTTCGACGAGCGCGGGTAG
- the rsfS gene encoding ribosome silencing factor has translation MNVPSIVTDRLNAAARAASVKGGEEISAIYVGERLGLADAFLIVSGSSERQVEAIAEAVEDELRINHEDQPLRREGRGSGRWVLLDYGDIVIHVQHEEDRDFYGLDRVWADAPAIELAERQPQEL, from the coding sequence GTGAACGTTCCGAGCATTGTCACAGATCGCCTCAACGCTGCCGCACGTGCAGCCAGCGTCAAGGGCGGGGAAGAGATCTCCGCGATCTATGTGGGGGAGCGCCTCGGGTTAGCTGATGCGTTTTTGATTGTTAGTGGATCTTCGGAACGGCAGGTGGAAGCTATCGCTGAAGCCGTTGAAGATGAGCTGCGGATCAATCATGAGGACCAGCCGTTGCGGCGTGAAGGTCGCGGCAGCGGGCGCTGGGTTTTGCTGGATTATGGTGACATCGTGATTCATGTTCAGCACGAAGAAGACCGGGATTTCTATGGTTTGGACCGCGTCTGGGCGGACGCGCCAGCGATTGAGCTAGCTGAGCGGCAACCTCAGGAACTCTAG
- the nrdE gene encoding class 1b ribonucleoside-diphosphate reductase subunit alpha: MKTSFKEIPEQYQGLSYHELNAMLNLYGADGKIQFDADRYAARQYFLDHVNNNTVFFHDLDEKLNYLVEKKYYEPETLEQYSREFIKELYDFAYSKKFRFETFLGAYKFYTSYALKTFDGARYLERFEDRVCMVALHLARGDEKLATSLVDEIIEGRFQPATPTFLNAGKAQRGELVSCFLLRVEDNMESIARGVNSSLQLSKRGGGVALNLTNLREHGAPIKKIENQSSGVIPVMKLLEDSFSYANQLGARQGAGAVYLHAHHPDIYRFLDTKRENADEKIRIKTLSLGVVIPDITFHLAKRNEDMYLFSPYDVERVYGEPFSEISVSEKYYEMVDDKRIRKYKINAREFFQTLAELQFESGYPYIVYEDTVNKANPIKGKITMSNLCSEILQVSEASTYNADLSYAHVGKDISCNLGSMNIAKTMDSPDFGKSVEVAIRALSAVSEMSDIQSVPSIAKGNAKTHAIGLGQMNLHGYLARERIFYGSEEGLDFTNIYFYTVLYHALRVSNQLAIEKQQAFDGFEESKYASGEFFDKYTEKAWVPETPKVAQLFEDAQVHIPTQQDWEELKASVMEHGIFNQNLQAVPPTGSISYINNSTSSIHPVASQIEIRKEGKIGRVYYPAPYLTNDNREYYEDAYEIGYKKVIDTYAAATQHVDQGLSLTLFFRDTATTRDVNRAQIYAWTQGIKTIYYIRLRQMALEGTEVEGCVSCML, encoded by the coding sequence GTGAAAACCAGCTTCAAGGAAATCCCTGAACAGTACCAAGGGTTGAGCTATCACGAGCTCAACGCGATGCTGAACCTGTATGGCGCTGACGGGAAGATTCAGTTCGACGCTGACCGCTACGCTGCCCGTCAGTACTTCTTGGACCACGTCAACAACAACACCGTCTTCTTCCACGATCTCGATGAGAAGCTCAACTACCTCGTGGAGAAGAAGTACTACGAGCCTGAGACCCTCGAGCAGTACTCGCGCGAGTTCATCAAGGAGCTCTACGACTTCGCGTACTCCAAGAAGTTCCGGTTCGAAACGTTCCTGGGTGCATATAAGTTCTATACCTCCTATGCGCTGAAGACCTTCGACGGGGCCCGCTACCTTGAACGCTTTGAGGACCGCGTGTGCATGGTGGCTCTCCACCTTGCCCGCGGCGATGAGAAACTCGCGACGTCCCTGGTGGATGAAATCATTGAGGGTCGCTTCCAGCCGGCAACGCCAACGTTCCTCAACGCTGGTAAGGCTCAGCGCGGTGAATTGGTCTCCTGCTTCTTGCTCCGTGTTGAAGACAACATGGAATCCATCGCCCGTGGCGTGAACTCGTCGCTGCAGCTGTCCAAGCGTGGCGGCGGTGTAGCACTCAACCTCACCAACCTGCGTGAGCACGGTGCACCGATCAAGAAGATCGAAAACCAGTCTTCGGGCGTCATCCCAGTCATGAAGCTACTCGAGGACTCCTTCTCCTATGCCAACCAGCTCGGTGCGCGTCAGGGCGCCGGCGCGGTCTATCTGCACGCACATCACCCAGATATTTATCGCTTCCTTGATACCAAGCGTGAAAACGCTGACGAGAAGATCCGTATCAAGACCTTGTCTCTGGGTGTTGTGATCCCGGATATCACGTTCCACCTCGCTAAGCGCAACGAAGACATGTACTTGTTCTCGCCGTACGACGTCGAGCGCGTCTACGGTGAGCCGTTCTCTGAAATCAGCGTCTCTGAGAAGTACTACGAGATGGTTGATGACAAGCGGATCCGCAAGTACAAGATCAATGCGCGTGAGTTCTTCCAGACGCTGGCTGAGCTGCAGTTCGAATCGGGTTACCCATACATCGTGTATGAAGACACGGTGAACAAGGCTAACCCGATCAAGGGCAAGATCACGATGTCTAACCTGTGCTCGGAGATCCTCCAGGTCTCTGAAGCCTCGACCTATAACGCTGACTTGAGCTACGCGCACGTCGGTAAGGACATCTCGTGCAACCTCGGCTCGATGAATATCGCTAAGACGATGGACTCCCCGGACTTCGGTAAGTCCGTTGAGGTTGCGATCCGGGCTCTATCCGCGGTGTCTGAGATGAGCGATATCCAGTCGGTTCCATCGATCGCCAAGGGCAACGCCAAGACTCACGCGATTGGCCTTGGCCAGATGAACCTGCACGGATACCTAGCCCGCGAACGCATCTTCTACGGTTCGGAAGAAGGGTTGGATTTCACTAACATCTACTTCTACACGGTGCTGTACCACGCTCTGCGTGTATCGAATCAACTTGCGATCGAGAAGCAGCAGGCTTTCGATGGTTTCGAGGAGTCGAAGTACGCAAGCGGTGAATTCTTCGATAAGTACACCGAGAAGGCATGGGTTCCGGAGACCCCTAAGGTCGCCCAGCTTTTCGAAGACGCTCAGGTGCATATCCCGACCCAGCAGGACTGGGAAGAGCTTAAGGCTTCCGTCATGGAGCACGGCATCTTCAATCAGAACCTGCAGGCAGTCCCACCGACCGGTTCGATCTCCTACATCAACAACTCGACCAGCTCGATCCACCCGGTCGCATCGCAGATCGAGATCCGTAAAGAAGGCAAGATCGGCCGCGTCTACTACCCAGCACCGTACCTCACCAACGACAACCGTGAATACTACGAAGACGCGTACGAGATCGGATACAAGAAGGTCATCGACACCTACGCCGCTGCTACCCAGCACGTGGACCAGGGACTTTCGCTGACACTGTTCTTCCGTGACACCGCAACGACACGCGATGTCAACCGTGCACAGATCTACGCGTGGACTCAAGGCATCAAGACCATCTACTACATCCGCTTGCGTCAGATGGCGCTGGAAGGAACTGAAGTAGAGGGTTGCGTATCCTGCATGCTCTAA
- the nadD gene encoding nicotinate-nucleotide adenylyltransferase: MPQPQTQRQRIGVMGGTFDPIHHGHLVAASEVAAKFELDEVVFVPTGRPWQKLQDPKDHVTDSEHRYLMTVVATASNPRFTVSRVDIDRPGYTYTIDTLRDLHAQRPDAELFFITGADALAKIMTWKDIDELQSLASFIGVTRPGHILQDNGLERLELLEVPAMAISSTDCRERVARGEPVWYLVPDGVVQYINKYELYVDRSISLREAKDHG, encoded by the coding sequence GTGCCACAGCCGCAAACACAACGTCAACGAATCGGCGTGATGGGTGGGACATTCGATCCGATCCATCACGGCCACCTCGTTGCCGCGAGTGAAGTTGCGGCGAAATTTGAGCTCGACGAGGTAGTTTTCGTTCCTACGGGAAGACCATGGCAGAAGCTTCAGGACCCGAAGGATCACGTTACCGATTCCGAGCATCGGTACTTGATGACCGTTGTTGCAACCGCTTCGAACCCGCGGTTCACCGTATCCCGAGTGGACATCGACCGCCCCGGGTACACATACACGATTGACACGTTGCGTGATCTGCATGCACAACGCCCAGACGCCGAACTGTTCTTCATCACTGGGGCGGACGCACTCGCGAAAATCATGACGTGGAAAGATATCGACGAGTTGCAATCCCTCGCCTCATTTATTGGTGTGACACGCCCTGGGCACATACTTCAGGACAACGGGCTTGAAAGACTTGAACTCCTCGAAGTTCCTGCGATGGCCATTTCATCGACTGACTGTCGAGAACGCGTAGCTCGCGGCGAACCGGTCTGGTATTTAGTTCCAGACGGAGTCGTACAGTACATCAATAAATATGAACTTTACGTCGATCGATCGATATCACTAAGGGAGGCGAAAGACCATGGCTGA